Proteins found in one Candidatus Saganbacteria bacterium genomic segment:
- a CDS encoding ORF6N domain-containing protein, which produces MNNLIPVERIEGKIYFLRGQKVMIDRDLAELYDIQTRDLNKAVSRNLDRFPKDFMFQLNENEFDNLMFHFGTSKMKPQNNRSGWGGTRKLPRMFTEQGVAMLSSILRSKKAVEVNIVIMRAFVKLRQIITKNKDLTYLFRELKHKVDQHDVEIGLIIKTIEKMIVTEKKPRKKMGFV; this is translated from the coding sequence ATGAATAATTTGATACCGGTTGAGAGGATCGAAGGGAAGATATATTTTCTTCGCGGGCAAAAGGTGATGATAGATCGGGATTTGGCGGAGCTTTATGATATTCAAACTAGAGACTTGAATAAAGCGGTAAGCCGCAACTTGGACAGATTCCCTAAAGATTTTATGTTCCAATTAAATGAAAACGAATTCGACAACTTGATGTTCCATTTTGGAACATCAAAAATGAAGCCACAAAATAATAGATCAGGTTGGGGAGGAACACGAAAGCTTCCAAGGATGTTTACCGAGCAAGGAGTTGCGATGTTGTCTTCTATTTTGCGAAGTAAGAAGGCGGTTGAGGTCAATATTGTCATTATGCGTGCCTTTGTTAAACTTAGACAAATTATTACAAAAAACAAAGACCTGACTTATCTTTTTAGGGAGCTCAAGCATAAAGTCGATCAGCACGATGTTGAGATCGGGTTAATAATTAAAACGATCGAGAAAATGATCGTAACCGAGAAAAAACCGAGGAAGAAGATGGGGTTTGTTTAG